The following are from one region of the Salminus brasiliensis chromosome 14, fSalBra1.hap2, whole genome shotgun sequence genome:
- the slc26a10 gene encoding solute carrier family 26 member 10, which translates to MSTSVAVYRNIYTEDRFRQTYGTEATPSGKAARLRETLFRPCRCSRDTCLHLLKERVPIFNWLPKYRLRKWILGDTVAGLTVGILHIPQGMAFALLTSVAPIYGLYTSFFPVVLYMLFGTGRHVSTGTFAVVSLMTGSVVEQLVPTPPALNSSSPEAAELEAQRIGVASAIAFLSGVMMLCMFGLQLGFLSTYLSEPIVKAFTSAAAFHVTISQLQSMLGLRLPRYTGTFSLFKTLASVMENLPHTNLAELLISLLCLAVLIPIKEVNTRFRQRLRTPIPVEILTVIIATGVAYAFSLDSTYDVQIVGHIPAGFPQPRLPALHTVPVIAGDTVAITFVGYAVSVSLAMIYADKHGYSIHPNQELLAHGISNTVSSLFTCFPSSATLATTNILESAGGYTQLSGLFTSLVVLVVLLLIGPLFYFLPKAVLACINVTSLRQMFLQFQDLPDLWRVSRIDFMVWLVTWLSVVVLNVDLGLAIGVVFSMMTVICRTQRAGCSVLGRASNTEIYRPINNHNKCYEIPGVKILTYNGPIYYGNRSFFKADVNQLLGLTPERIRSREKARKALEKREREAINTVERGVANTSFSSENEFFKSEMGENEVQSVLMDCSSVVFVDVAGAKLFIQVCIECQKMGVRIFLANCNENVLKILTSSGLMNYMNPQHIFVTVHDAVVYIQQQREKPSENTTIWV; encoded by the exons ATGAGCACTTCTGTGGCTGTGTACAGGAACATATACACAGAGGACCGTTTCAGGCAGACCTACGGTACAGAGGCTACGCCGAGTGGGAAAGCAGCTCGCCTCAGAGAGACTCTCTTCAGACCGTGCAGGTGTTCCCGGGATACCTGCCTCCACCTGTTGAAGGAACGGGTGCCCATTTTCAACTGGCTGCCAAAATACAGACTCAGGAAATGGATTTTAGGGGATACTGTAGCGGGGTTAACTGTTGGCATATTGCACATTCCCCAAG GGATGGCTTTTGCTTTATTGACATCAGTGGCTCCAATTTATGGCCTTTACACATCGTTCTTCCCTGTGGTGCTCTACATGCTTTTCGGGACGGGGCGCCATGTCTCCACAG GTACGTTTGCTGTGGTAAGTCTGATGACTGGCTCAGTGGTTGAGCAGCTTGTCCCCACTCCTCCTGCTCTGAACTCCAGTAGCCCAGAAGCTGCAGAGCTGGAAGCTCAGAGGATTGGGGTGGCTTCAGCCATAGCATTCCTTTCAGGAGTGATGATG CTCTGCATGTTTGGTCTGCAGTTGGGCTTCCTCTCCACATACCTATCGGAGCCTATTGTTAAGGCCTTCACCAGTGCAGCGGCCTTTCATGTGACTATTTCACAGCTTCAGAGCATGCTGGGATTACGGCTTCCTCGCTACACAGGCACTTTCTCTCTATTCAAG ACGCTGGcctcagtgatggagaacctgcCCCACACTAACCTGGCTGAGCTGCTGATCTCACTGCTCTGCCTAGCTGTGCTCATTCCAATTAAAGAAGTGAACACACGCTTTCGACAGCGCCTCCGCACACCCATTCCTGTAGAGATTCTTACA GTGATAATTGCCACGGGTGTTGCTTATGCCTTCTCTCTGGATTCCACGTATGATGTACAGATTGTGGGTCACATTCCAGCAGG GTTCCCTCAGCCTCGGCTGCCTGCATTGCACACGGTGCCAGTCATAGCTGGTGACACAGTTGCCATCACGTTTGTAGGCTATGCTGTGTCTGTGTCACTAGCAATGATTTATGCAGATAAGCATGGTTATTCTATACACCCTAACCAG GAGCTACTTGCACATGGGATTTCCAACACAGTGTCCTCTCTCTTCACCTGCTTTCCAAGTTCAGCCACTCTGGCCACCACTAACATCCTGGAGAGTGCTGGAGGATACACACag CTCTCGGGCCTGTTCACAAGtctggtggtgctggtggtgctaCTACTCATTGGTCCTCTTTTCTACTTCTTACCCAAG GCTGTCCTTGCATGTATAAATGTGACCAGCTTGAGGCAAATGTTCCTCCAGTTCCAGGATCTTCCAGATCTGTGGAGGGTTAGCAGGATTGACTTT ATGGTGTGGCTGGTGACCTGGCTGTCTGTGGTGGTACTCAACGTGGATTTGGGTCTGGCCATTGGAGTGGTGTTCTCCATGATGACGGTCATCTGTCGCACTCAGAG GGCTGGCTGCTCGGTTCTGGGCAGGGCGTCTAATACAGAGATCTACCGGCCCATCAACAATCACAATAAG TGTTATGAAATCCCTGGAGTGAAGATTTTGACCTACAACGGGCCTATCTACTATGGTAACCGCAGTTTCTTCAAGGCAGACGTAAACCAGCTGCTGGGCCTCACCCCTGAGCGTATCCGCAGCCGAGAGAAGGCCAGGAAGGCCCTggaaaagagggaaagagaggccATCAACACCGtg GAAAGAGGAGTAGCAAACACCTCGTTTTCCTCTGAGAATGAGTTTTTCAAATCAG AAATGGGAGAGAATGAAGTCCAGTCCGTTCTGATGGATTGCAGCAGCGTTGTTTTTGTGGATGTGGCTGGAGCCAAGCTATTCATACAG GTGTGTATTGAGTGTCAGAAGATGGGAGTGCGGATATTCTTGGCGAACTGCAATG AGAATGTGTTAAAGATTCTCACGTCAAGTGGCCTGATGAACTATATGAACCCACAGCACATCTTCGTCACAGTCCATGATGCTGTTGTCTACATTCAACAGCAGAGG gagaagcctTCAGAAAACACTACGATTTGGGTGTGA